The Anopheles maculipalpis chromosome 3RL, idAnoMacuDA_375_x, whole genome shotgun sequence genomic sequence GCTTGCAATCTGTAATGACTTTcgcatgtttttttcttctgtacaAACGGGAAAAAGAAAGTGCGATAGTATTGAGAAATTACATACATTCATTCTATTGCCTAAGGATGTTTTAACGCAACCAAATGGTCTGTAAACGTGTTCCACGGTAGGGCTTTGCCTTGTACTAAAAATAACCACATAATAGTAAGTCGtcgcaattttttatttataaggGACCGTCAGGATACCTTACTCGGCTCGGCACAAACATTTTAATGTCatggacacatacacacactccgGTGTTACGCAAAAAAGGTCACGATATGTCAATCAGTTCCGGTTGATTAGAAAATTCTAACCAGTGAAGGTGTCGCTCGTTAGCAATGTGCCGCTAAGGGATGTCTTAATAAGATAGAACTACCTACGTGTTTGAGAAGCCGCTCATTTGTGTTTGAACTAGTGAACCTTTTTCCTCTGTGTTAGTCATGAATAGTAATCACTATAGTGCGTGTAATATGCTTTGTTCCTTGGTGTTATTTTAACCATGAAAGGGAAACATTTGTTACGTAAATAGAAGCAGCATCAAATAAtagttattttaaattgcggtgtttttgctgttcaaaGTTGTACTAAATCGTGTTGCAATCAGCCGGTGCTATTAAAGCATcatattgcataccttttaGGCGCATATACGGTTGCTCTAGAAACGTGTGAGAatgtaacgaaaaaaaggttacCTTTACCATGCGttttacaacaaaatcaaCGTGTTTCATATATAATAAATAATCTACACTAGTGTCGATAATCGGCCGCTGGAAATACAAAACCATCCAAAAGCGGAACGCTTTACTATACAGCACTAAATGCGTGAGGGTTATTCAAAGACCATGAACCATAGTTCTGCGATTGAGCGATATAATTGTGTGATGTAAGGCCGAATTAGCTAGCTAGCAGTTATAATTCTCACTTATTGTAGGTTGAAATCGATCAATAGTTCGAAGTTAATTGAGCATTGAAACGTGATTTTGCCCTTCCGTGTTTGGAGTTCCAGTTCGACATCGGTGCATGCACATCTTATCCTGCATGCATGCCATCCTGAAGGTCCTGTACATGGTTCAGTTTATGCATGCAAGGTTTGGCGAGACATAAATTTGACGTGCAACATTATATCATCAGCCAGAATCGAGTATCACAAGCTGAATTTGCATGAACGAAGGAATAGTTCAAGGTTTTCTGGTATGAAATATAATTGATAAGAATTCAATACATCAATCAAGTAAtattttttgcctttactaacgagtgaaacaaaaaacgcttaaaggaaaaaaacaaagcaaaatcccacaaaaaaaaaattggtggaATCTAAAGCCAACATATTCAACCGCACTAAATCATACTCAAGATTAGGTAAAGTTTCCAGAAAATTACGTTGCAACAAGGAGTACTGCAAATTGttcaaatgaaatgaatatATCCTCTCAATAGCAAGAACCGTTGGTAAAATGTGTTGTACGGGAATTTCTTGGAAAGCATTTTCATTATAACAACTAAACATAATCAGTCCGCCATGACACTTCAAATGGTTTAACACGTATTACTTTCAAAtggttgaatattttaaaatatgcaaTCGTTCCCTTGAATGCTCAACCAGATCAATACAAAACCTCACCTAATCGTGACACAAAGGGAAACGATATTAGCTCAATCGaatgcagcagcaaacgatTCAAGACATTCGAGGAATTTGGTTCGTagataaattcaaaatttattcctAACCTAGAACACGCTCTTACATTAGCTTTGGCGATAAATTAAGGATCACAACGCATTACCGTTACCCTCCCCATCGGTAGCTTCCTCTATCGGTGGTTGATAGCTACCGCAGCGTGGGAAATTGGCCGGCGGTTTCAGCATTTCGTTCGGTTCACCAATCTGCAACACCAGTCCCATCCCGTTGGCAAGATGCCATTCAAAGTGACAGTGTACCAGCCAGAAGCCTGCAAAACAAACCCGGCAAAGGTGAAGAAATGTGTCCTAAAGAAATGGTGACCACGCGTACTTACCCGGATTGTCTGCACGGAACCGTACCCGTACGTAGCCCCGGTTCGGTATCGACATTGTATCCTTGTACGGTGGGCAGTTTGCGTTTGGGCGCCGAACGGTCTGAAGATTCCTCAGGTATGTTATCTGATCCGTAAGAATGTCGTTCGGGAAGCGCCCAGTATCGGTCACAATAAATCGATGACCGTGGAGATGAAAGGGATGGTAAAACTTTTGTTGCACTGCAGGAAGAAAAAGGCAAGAAGTGGTCGGACAGCGTCATTGTGATATCAATCCGTGGTAGTATAGTGCAATTCCGGATGCAATTCCACTGTCACTAGCTGCGCTTACCCGGAGCCGTATCGAACAGCACGATCTCGATGACTTCGTTGTGCTTCACCTTGATGCGGTAAGTGCAGAAGCACAAATGGTCGTCCGTGCAGTGGGCCGGCTTGTGGCTAACGTTGCAAAACTGTGCATTCTCGTCGACTATCAGCTCCGGTTGAATCAGCAGCGGGAACGAGGGTGGCACGAAGCTGATCATGTTCGTAGCACCGATCGTGTTGAACCTATCCCGGACGGCTGCAAGCGAAGGTATACATTCCGTTTAATTGCCGAGCGTGTTTCTCGAGACGCAAGCAAAGCTTCCGATTGAAAAGATTTAATTAGTGACAGCATCTTCATTAAATCTTGCATATTTTCCTGACCTCTTAAGGCAGTGATACACTTAGCCGAGCGAAGAAGTgcaaagtgtacacattttctgGCAAGGTCCGCCTGCCGTGGAAGTCTGctatataaattaaataacatcCAAGCATAGTCTTTCAGCTTTTAAGCTATCTGCAATTatggtgtgatgatgatgatgatgatgctacgTATCAAGTGTTTACTCAGGATAGTATGGTGACATGCAAATGCTACACCAAGGTCCGGACATTCGGTTACCACAACATCCGCCAGTGATGGTACTTACTTGCGAAATGGCTAAAACCACGCTTCGAAAACAGTAAGCTATTGTTCGCCTCAATTACATTAAATCCAAGGAAAAACGTATGATCCGGCACGGCATCGATGAGTCCATTGTCGCGAAACACTTCGTACGATTCGAGATCCGCCGCACAGATGTACGTATCGTTGGGCGTGTAGCAGGGCGCAGTTTGGTGGTTAAACACGATACCTTCCGGATATGGCTCGTCGTACGATGGTAGCGGTTCCTGTGGGTAGGATAATGTTTGCGCTACCGTCAGCCCGCTGGCCGGGGGAAACGTTTCCTTCGTGTGGTAGGACAGGATGGCAAAGTCTTCTACGCGCATCGGATCACAGAAACCGATCCCACGTACACGTACCCAGTAATTGCCTGTAAAGTGAGTTAGGAGGTTAGAAGCTGAGCGAGATAGGAAGGAAGCAGATCGAATGTGAGGAAGCTTTCCTCACATTCGATTCCTACCCGGGGGTTGGTTGGCCGTTAGGACGAAATCGTAACGTTCGCCAGAGATGGATACCAGTGTGTCTATGGTGTGTTGAGGTTGTACGGTTCCACCGTCAGTGGAGATGATCAGCATGCTGTGATTTTGGATCTTTAAGTAAAAGAGAGGAGAAGGGGAGAATTGTTGTAATTCGAACTCGAAGGGAGCTTTTAACTCTTTCTTTTGTTAATTTGATTACTACATTTCTTTTGTCTATGATCCCCCGAAAACTTAAGCTAAAAGTACATTGTAAAATCTGATTCTTCAATCTAACTGCGTCACAACATCTTTTTATACAAATATTCGCCTTGGAAGGTTATCAGATAGCTAGAACAGCAGATAATTCGATGGATAAAATTTTGCTGAAATTCCATGTGTAAAAATCACCCTACAAAAATATTACCACTCCTTTCCTGGTTAGCCCATCAGCAGTTATCAgggaaaattttacaattgatttaCAATTAAAAGAGGAACAGTTCGCTTGTTTTTGGCTCGTTTTGGACCTTTGCGATCACCTGATCTTGTCCCTTGGATTCATATAAAATCAATGGAAGTGTTTGCTTTAGCCATTATACGTAATCTTAACGATGGAATAGCGGAATATATGTTGAGTTGCATGCAGTGGAAACTTAAAATTAACGACAGTACAACAGATGCTATTTACTTCACTTGTTGCACTAGTCACAAGAAAATCCCAAAGAATTTcttgaaaataaacaacacgGATATTAGTAGGGAAAAACATGTGAAATATCTAGGAATTACACTTGACAAATGATTAACTTTTAGTAggtaaattaatgaaaaactaTGATTCgtcgaaaaaaatcaaatcattatATTGTTTCATTAACAGCAAACCtgagtaaaatttaaataaaaagctaTTGTTATATAAAACAATTATAAGACTAATTACTTTACATGCCTCACCAATCTGGGCGAAATGCGCGGCAAGTCATGTTAAGAAAGAACAGgtattgcaaaataaatacatcaatCGAATTGTGAACTTACCTCCATGGCATAGCACAAATGCTATGCCATGGTAAACACTATATAacaaaattaccaaaaaataGGTCAATTTCTATCGAACActcttaaaaaaattcagagaaaaatatgttaaaagtCTAGTAAATGTAGTAAAAAGACTTTTAGGATTAGAACTAGGTAGGAAACTAAAAATAGGATACAGTACGATAAGGTATATGCGACatcggcgctggtcttcaagcggcaggaccgggcttccaatcccatccgcaccgtctccccgtagtgaggattgactacccaactacgtcgTATCGGAGAAGtaagatggccggcgtgacctcagaggtcgttaagccgaaaagaagaagaaaaagcattgCTTTAAGGATTAGATAAGAAACCAGTATCAATGAAATGTTTAAGGTGTATTcgaaaatgcaaagaaataaacaaatatttaactaACTGGTGAATTGAAGTTTTTGCTACCGTTTGCTGCATAAATTACGACGGAATGTTTTCAATCTATGAGGAATGTTTTCGATCTATGAGGTCTTGAACTCCCTAAAAGATAACTAACACATGCGGTCGAGATTCGTTCATTCCGAGGAGAAATCAACATGTATGAGTTGTGTACAACTATCCATAAATCTATTGCAGCGAATTCTTTACCATTTAGTCATATGCTCGGACGCCCATACGGATGATTCGAATTGTTAAAACCCATCATATGATATAGCCTCATCTGATGGGTCGCATACAACTCAAAGTACGACGTCATTTAAAGACatttagattttaaaaaataatttaactctTGTAACATGCGaatcaaaaatcgaaaatattgTTACTTTCATGCGCCAATTCTTTTCAGAGTCAACcctttatttaaataaaaaaaaacaatccgcaTCAGCGTCAGTTTTATTCCCATGAAATAATCCTATTAAACAGCGAAGTGTAAAGtttaattgttaaaaattttacCCCATTCAAAGAGATGTATTGTAAAAGctaaaaccacacacatacaccataaGAGTGTGTTCCATTTTTGCAAAAGCACGATATGTGCGTATGTGTAATGGCAATCGTTTGCACCAGATAGCAAATAAGTTAACAATAAATTCCCATTTATAAGCTCTGAGTAATTGAGAAACATTGTTCATTCCCAAATTGGCACATACACGCGGACGCGCGCGTATTAACGCTCGCTCGCGTATGGCAATTGAAATTGCAACTgcactttgtgtgtgtgtgaacaaaGATCCCTCGGGCTGGCGTATAGCCAAACGTCCAGCATGTAACTTTCCATTCAGTCCAAAACCGGGTGGGATGGAGGGAGAATGGGGACGTAAAGCACGTAACGTAATTATAATATTTGAACTACTTTTCCCAAAACCAACGTACCGGCACGTACCTGCATCTGAAACGGACAGTACTGGCTGCCGCTGCTGATCAACCGAAAGCGGTACCGTTTGCCATACTCCACCAGGTACACGGTCAGCGGGGCATCCTTTCGAGTGCCGGTCGTTTCCTGTTCTTGGTGTGGCAGCGGGAGAAAGTAAAGGTGTAAACAGACCAGTGGTGAGGATAATTTtcgataaattttaatttacaaccCTTCCGCCCCGTCATTCCGTAGTGTGACTTCGGGCCTGGGACACGGTTGGGGTAAATTCATTATTCATACATTAAAGTACCGCCCGCGACCATTGATGAGGATGGAGTCGACGCGCATCGAGTCGTTTTGGATGCCCGGCACCCACTTCTCCACCATGTCCAGCGTCCAGTCCGCGATGATGATCCGATGCTCGGACAGATCGTAGTCGTAGTGCTCCCGGTTCAGGTCGCTTGGGTCGCGCACGACCAGCATACCGTAGTGGCCGTTCGCCTTCTGAAAGCCTGGACggtgaacaaaaataattagaaCAAATTGGAAGGACTACCAGAAGGTGTCCACCTACCGGCGTGCGAGTGGTAAAACTGTGTGCCGGCTTCGACCGCGGTAAACTGATAGCGAAAGGCAGTACCCTGCGCTATCGGGCATTGGGTCACCATCGGCACACCGTCCATCCAGGGACTGTCCTTCTGATGGAATCCGTGCCAGTGTATCGTCGAACCGAGACCCTCCATCTCGTTCTCGACGTCCACCACGATGGCGTCGTGCTTGCAGACGTGTATCGGTGGTCCCGGGATCTGGCGGTTGATGGTAAAGACACCCCGTTCCATCCCGTTGGCCGTGATGCACTGTGGGTCGAAGCAGTGCTTGAGCACACCGATTCCACAGTGCCAGCAAGAGCTGCAAGGGGGAAAGGGAGATGATTTTGATGCTGAGCATATGGCGTGCGCGAAAGCGAATGCATTCGCTTACTTACGATCCCATGGTGGCAAAGTTTTCTAGCTTCCAGTGAAAGTGACACGTTAGCGGTGGCCCATCCGGAGTGCACGGACGGTCACACTGTTCGCCCGGAACTACCTGTCTTACGGTGGGGCTGGATGTGTTGGCGAGAAGCAGTAGCTGTGGCCAAAGGCGTGCTGAAATTGGACTGTGCTGATGAGTTTCTGGGCAGACAGATTTTACAACTATCGGATGTTCGTCTAGCAAGTGTTCTATTAAAATGTTACAGCGCTTTTGCAATAGAATATTAGTTAAAGAGGTAGTCAAGTAGTTTACCAGCATTGATTatagcataaataaataattattgttcACAGGGTTATTACGCGGCAATTAATCGTTGCTGATTCGAATTATTTCGTTGTTTCACATTTCCTTGAAATTTCAGGATGATAACCTAAGTAAAGCTGAAAGAGATGTGTTTACAAACttaatatttcatatttcaaatAGGATTTGCTACCTGCGATACTGAAACGGAATAAAACTGGTGTTCAAAAGCTCAGTAGTGCTCGCTAATTAGATCGCTCGTTGCGTATAGATCACCTGTGTACTATCCAAACACAAATGAATGGacaaatgaaaggaaaaatacgtGAACAAATGAATTTGAGCACATCCAAAGAAAGTTTACTCGTTACGCGATCCA encodes the following:
- the LOC126560570 gene encoding uncharacterized protein LOC126560570, which encodes MILRDFKVMFPGKLRWIVWCALVLSILPPIDGFVGLPLSTKPARLWPQLLLLANTSSPTVRQVVPGEQCDRPCTPDGPPLTCHFHWKLENFATMGSSCWHCGIGVLKHCFDPQCITANGMERGVFTINRQIPGPPIHVCKHDAIVVDVENEMEGLGSTIHWHGFHQKDSPWMDGVPMVTQCPIAQGTAFRYQFTAVEAGTQFYHSHAGFQKANGHYGMLVVRDPSDLNREHYDYDLSEHRIIIADWTLDMVEKWVPGIQNDSMRVDSILINGRGRYFNETTGTRKDAPLTVYLVEYGKRYRFRLISSGSQYCPFQMQIQNHSMLIISTDGGTVQPQHTIDTLVSISGERYDFVLTANQPPGNYWVRVRGIGFCDPMRVEDFAILSYHTKETFPPASGLTVAQTLSYPQEPLPSYDEPYPEGIVFNHQTAPCYTPNDTYICAADLESYEVFRDNGLIDAVPDHTFFLGFNVIEANNSLLFSKRGFSHFATVRDRFNTIGATNMISFVPPSFPLLIQPELIVDENAQFCNVSHKPAHCTDDHLCFCTYRIKVKHNEVIEIVLFDTAPVQQKFYHPFHLHGHRFIVTDTGRFPNDILTDQITYLRNLQTVRRPNANCPPYKDTMSIPNRGYVRVRFRADNPGFWLVHCHFEWHLANGMGLVLQIGEPNEMLKPPANFPRCGSYQPPIEEATDGEGNGNAL